Genomic window (Acropora muricata isolate sample 2 chromosome 11, ASM3666990v1, whole genome shotgun sequence):
AAGCCAAACGCACTAAAGAGGTTTTTGCTGTAGCGGTGGATACGAGAGATGACTTTGATGAAGTGCTTGAGAAGCATAACTTCTGGCGAGTGATCAGAATCAGTGCATGGATTATGCGATTCCTTCAGAATTGCCGAAGCAACAAATCGAATAGAGTTAGTGGTCCCTTGACTACGGCTGAAACTGAGAAGCAGGTCAAATGGTCGATACAGTGTGACAGAGAAATTCCTAGAAGACCAACAAAGGCTCAACCTCCAGAAGAACGATGAGGGGATCTATGTGTGCAGAGGAAGGATTCAAGGACATTACCCTGTGTACCTGCCGCCCAGAGTAAGCTTATCAGAGAAAATAGTGCAAGACGCCCACCTCTTGATTCTTCACGGGGGAGTAGGATCAACTATGGCGCATGTCAGACAAGAGTATTGGATACCACGTCTCCGTCAGCTAGCAAAGAACGTGATCAGTCACTGTTATGGGTGTAAGAAATTCCATGCCACAAGGTTTCGAAATCCACCTCCTGGGAACCTACCAGTGGACCGCACCGAAGGATTATATCCTTTCCAAGCTGTGGGAGTAGATTACGCTGGGCCAATACTGTACAAGGCTTCTAAGAAATTGGAAGGCAAAGCATACATACTACTGTTTGCATGCAGTTTGACAAGAGCAGTCCATTTAGAACTACTAACTGACCAGACCACAGAGGGTTTCACCAAGTGTTTGAAAAGGTTCATTGCGAGACGGGGGAGGCCTACTAAGATTTATTCAGATAACGGGAAGAGCTTTGTCGCAGCATCTAAATGGCTCAAAAGAATCATGAAAGACGAGAAGACTCGAGACTTCTTGGCCTATCACAATATCCTTTGGCAGTTTAACCTTGCCAGGGCCCCATGGTGGGGTGGCCAATTTAAACGCTTAGTAGGAGTTGTAAAACAAGCTTTCTACAAGGCTATCGGCCGGGCCTTTCTAATGTTTGATGAGCTCGAAGAAGTGGTCCCCGTCAATAATCGTCAATTATCCTATGTTGAAGACGACGTTGAGCTTCCTGTGCTAACCCCAGTTAC
Coding sequences:
- the LOC136889494 gene encoding uncharacterized protein, with amino-acid sequence MAHVRQEYWIPRLRQLAKNVISHCYGCKKFHATRFRNPPPGNLPVDRTEGLYPFQAVGVDYAGPILYKASKKLEGKAYILLFACSLTRAVHLELLTDQTTEGFTKCLKRFIARRGRPTKIYSDNGKSFVAASKWLKRIMKDEKTRDFLAYHNILWQFNLARAPWWGGQFKRLVGVVKQAFYKAIGRAFLMFDELEEVVPVNNRQLSYVEDDVELPVLTPVTMMHGQSNLLPEEDADAFENVDLRKRARYIRRCKDVLWSRWTTEYIRSLRERHNLKHKTKELTLKVGDPERGAQPWKVEYRNRCETHRGT